The following are encoded together in the Glycine max cultivar Williams 82 chromosome 8, Glycine_max_v4.0, whole genome shotgun sequence genome:
- the LOC100796273 gene encoding peptide methionine sulfoxide reductase has product MNLLSRIVGLGSPRAAENMNSTTARGPDDDIPAPGQQFAQFGAGCFWSVELAFQRASGVIKTEVGYSQGQLHNPSYEDVCTGTTHHSEVVRVQYDPNVCSYESLLDVFWARHDPTTLNRQGNDVGTQYRSGIYYYTPEQEKAAIESLEQQQKKLNRKIVTEILPAKKFYRAEEYHQQYLEKGGRFGSKQSASKGCNDPIRCYG; this is encoded by the exons ATGAACTTGTTGAGCAGAATTGTTGGGTTGGGTAGCCCAAGGGCAGCAGAAAACATGAATTCAACCACTGCTCGGGGACCAGATGATGACATACCAGCACCAGGTCAACAGTTTGCCCAGTTTGGTGCTGGCTGCTTTTGGAGTGTTGAGCTGGCCTTCCAGAGGGCATCAGGGGTGATCAAGACAGAAGTTGGTTATAGCCAGGGGCAGTTGCATAATCCAAGCTATGAGGATGTGTGTACGGGGACCACACACCACTCGGAGGTTGTCAGGGTCCAATATGATCCCAATGTATGTAGCTATGAGAGTTTGCTTGATGTGTTCTGGGCTAGACATGATCCTACCACACTGAATCGGCAG GGAAATGATGTGGGAACACAATACAGGTCTGGAATATACTATTACACACCTGAACAAGAGAAGGCAGCCATAGAGTCTTTAgaacaacaacagaagaagcTGAACAGGAAGATTGTTACTGAGATCCTTCCTGCCAAGAAGTTCTACAGGGCTGAAGAATACCATCAACAGTACCTTGAGAAAGGAGGGAGATTTGGTTCCAAGCAATCTGCTTCTAAGGGATGCAATGATCCAATTCGATGCTATGGTTAG
- the LOC100527564 gene encoding uncharacterized protein LOC100527564, giving the protein MGNCLKNQSPTKYDGGSDDDNDDWDFLTGEEGSFVTTKAATAAKTVTEVKIKITKKQLEELLSKVDVRELRVEQVLSQLMNHSSGGFQSFQRPWRPALQSIPEVN; this is encoded by the coding sequence ATGGGAAACTGCTTGAAGAACCAATCACCCACAAAGTACGATGGTGGTAGCGACGATGACAACGACGATTGGGATTTTCTGACAGGTGAGGAGGGGTCTTTTGTCACCACCAAGGCCGCCACCGCTGCCAAAACGGTGACGGAGGTGAAGATCAAGATCACGAAGAAGCAGCTAGAGGAGTTGTTGAGCAAAGTGGACGTGAGGGAGTTGAGGGTGGAGCAGGTTTTGTCCCAGTTGATGAACCATAGTAGTGGAGGGTTCCAATCATTTCAAAGACCATGGAGGCCTGCACTTCAGAGCATCCCTGAGGTCAATTGA